TCGTCGCGACCGCGCTCTTCCTGACGAACCGGGACGACCCGCCGTCGTCCGCCGCCGACCCGGGTCATGTCCCCGAGACGACGCGGAGCACCGCGCCCGTGAACCCGGCCCCGGCCCCGTCGACCGTGCCGCCCTCGGGGCCCGCCGGCGGCTCCCCCACGGAGTCCGCGGGGGCGAGCGCGTCGCCCGGCGGCGGCGAGGAGGCGAGGCCGCCCGGCACCTTCATCGACGAGTACGAGGGCATCGACATCACCAGGGACTACGGGATCTTCTTCACCGACGAACCGACCCGCCCGAAGGAAGACCTGATCGGCGATCTCAACTACACCGGGTATTCCGTACGGGGAGAAAGCAAGTTCGGCCAGATCGAGAGCGGGCAGTCGGCCAGTTACGAGACCTGCCACGCGAACACCAAATACAGTGACGGGCTGTCCATGCCTCCCAATGGCTCGAAATGGTGCGTCTACACCAATACCGGCCTTCTCGGCATCGTCACCATCAAAGAGATCAACGACGACTTCGTGACCATCGACCTCAAGGTGTGGCAGGGGCCCGCGGACCAGTAGCCGGAAACGGCCGCCTCAGTCCGTGAGGCGGCGCTCGGACGGGTCGATGCGGACGTCGTTGATGCTGGCCTCGCGGCGGCGCATGAGGCCGTCGTCGGCGAACTCCCACTGCTCGTTGCCGTGGCTGCGCCACCATCGCCCGTCCGCGTCGTGCCACTCGTACTCGAACCGGACGGAGATGCGGTTTCCGGTGTAGGCCCACAGTTCCTTGCGCAGCCGGTAGTCGAGTTCGCGGTCCCACTTGCGGCGGAGGAACTCCACGATGGCGTCGCGGCCGGTGAAGAACTCGTCGCGGTTCCTCCAGACGGAGTCCTCGGTGTAGGCGAGGGCGACGCGTTCGGGGTCGCGGGTGTTCCAGGCGTCCTCGGCGGCCTGCACCTTGGCGCGGGCGGTCTCCTCGGTGAACGGCGGAAGCGGTGGTCGCATCGCAGGTGTCCCTTCCAGAGAACGAGCGTTCTCCCGCTACTGTAGAGAACGCACGTTCTCAACGCAAGGAGGGACATGGACCGGCAGGAGGCCGAGACCCGGCTGCTGGACGCCGCCGAGTCGCTGTTCTACCGGCGGGGCGTCCAGGCGGTCGGCATGGACGACCTGCGGACGGCGTCGGGCGTCTCGCTGAAGCGGCTGTACGGCACGTTCCCCTCCAAGGAGGCGCTGGTGACGGCGTACCTGGAGCGGCGGGACCTGCGCTGGACCGCCGACCTGGAGCGCTATGTCGCCACGCGGGACGATCGGGTCGCCGCCGTGTTCGACTGGCTGGGCGAGTGGTTCGCGAGCGGCGACTTCCACGGATGCGCGTTCATCAACGCGTACGGCGAACTGGGCGAGGGCGCGGCGCCGGTGGCGTCCGCTGCACGCGCGCACAAGGAACGGCTGCGGCGCTTCCTGCACGGACTGGTCGGGGACGACGTGCTGGCCGCGCAACTGGTGATGCTGGTGGACGGGGCCATCGTGTCGGCCGCGATGAACGGCGACCCCGGCGCGGCGGCGACGGCCCGCGAGGCCGCGGAAGCGCTGGTCAGACGCAGGTGACCGCGGGCTGCGGCTGGTACTCGGTGTGGTACTTCTCGCGGCGCACCTTCCGGCCGTTCTCCAGCAGGACGCGCCAGACGTCGATCTCGAAACCCTCGCGGCCGGTCGTGGGGACGCACTTGCTGCCGTACCCGACCTCCGTGCCGTAGGGGGTGCGGTCGTACCGTTCGGACGTCTGCGAGCGGACGTCGTAACGGCGTTCGCCCCACAGGCTGACGGTGAGGGACGAGTCGGTGTACTCGACCTCGATGCGCACGGAGTCGTCGGTGTCGTTGCGCCAGCGGAAGTCGAGTCCGGGATAGGCGACGGCGGCTTCGCGCCCGTCCGGGTACTCGGGCATCCACATGGTGTGCGCGCGCGCCTTCCGGATGTCGAGCCCGGCACGGAAGACGGCGTTGTACAGGGTCGAGCTGACCTGGCAGATGCCCCCGCCGATGTCCTTCACCAGCCGGGAACCCATGATGACGGGCGCGGGGACGTAACCGCGGTCGCGCGTACGGGGGCCCACGACCTCGTTGAACGAGAACGTCGCGCCGGGCCGCACGACCGCGCCGTCCAGCCGCCGGGCCGCGATCTCGATGTTGCGGACGCGCGGTTCGCCCCGCTCGAAACGGGTCGTGAAGGTGCTCATCGGGCGTTCCGCCGGGGCCGTCCACCGCACCGCGGCGCGATCGGGGACGGGGACCGCGCTCGCGGCGGGTTCGCGCGGCGCCCACAGGTACGTCGCCACCAGCATTCCGTTGGCGACGAGCGCGCCGACGACGAACGGCCACCAGCGCCGGAAGTGGACGCGCAGCGCCCGCTGGTCCGCACGGTATCGGCGGTAATGACGGCGCCGGGTCCGTCCCACAGCTCACACCCCCCGCGGATCCCGCTCGGGACCCCGGAACGGGAGCCTGCCTGACGGCAGGGGGACGAATCGGCGTTCTTTACCTTCTATTCGAGAACCCTCTGCGGAAAACGCAAGCACGAAGCGTGCCCATTGATCTCCGGGTGGGGCGGCGGGCCGGACGGGACGAGCGGGTCAGCGCGCGCGGGCACCCTCGCGGAGACGGTTGGGGTCGACCTCCCGGACCGGACGGCGGCGCAGGTACTCGCCTTCCAGCTCGTTCGTCCGCCGGGTGTGCTCCTCGAACGCCTGGTCGGACGCGTGGCGGAGCGTCTCGAACCGGGTCTCGTACAGGTGGCCGAGCTCGCGGAACAGGTCGTCGTCGGGGAGATCCCGGGGGTCGATTCCCATCGTCATCGCATGTACCTCCTTGTCGCGGCGTTCCCGTCCCTTACCCGGACGCACATGCACCATTCAGCCGTCGATCGGACGTTTCGCACCATTGACGCGCGCCCGCACTGAGCCGTCCGGGCGTCCGCCCGTCACCCGGCGGGGCAGAAGACGGCCAGCGCGCGCGGATGCTTGCCGAACCGGACGGTGCCCGCCATCGTCGACACCTCGCCGTCCCTGGCCAGCCGCAGCCCGCCCGCGGGCGGCCACAGCTCCAGGCCCCCGGCCCGCCACGCGCGATATCCCGGCATGAGGGGCAGGTGACCGGCCAGGACGGCGAGGACGGCGCGGGCACGCGGCACCCTCCGGCCCGTCGTGACCATACGTATGTCCAGGCGGCCGTCATCGAGCCGGCTCCGCCAGGTGGGGGCGGCACCGGGCGAGCCGTAGACGCAGTTCCCCACGAACGCGAGCCAGACGCGCCGCCGATGCCCGTCCACGTCCAGCTCGACCGGCTCCGAGCGGTGCAGGGTGCGGACGGCGGCGACGGCGAGCGCGGGCCACTTGCCGATCCGCCGTTCGAGGCGCTCGCGCCGGTCGACGATCTCGGCGTAGGCGCCGAAGCTCGCGGTGTTGAGGAAGAACTGTTCCTCCTCGGGGCCCTGCACGGACCCGACGTCCACACGGCCCAGGCGTCCGCTGCGGTAGGCCGCGATCGCGTCCGCCGGGCTCTCGATCCCGTACGCACGGGAGAAGTGGTCGAACGTGCCGCCGGGCACCACGAGCAGGGGCACGTCGTGCCGGAGCGCTGCGCGCGCGCCCGCGTTCACCGTTCCGTCACCGCCCACGACGGCGAGGACCTCGGCGCGTGCGGCGGCCTCCCCGGTCGCCTTGTCGACGTCGTCGTCCGGATCGAGCCGGACGATCTCGGCCTCGGGCAGTTCGCGTTCCAGCAGCCCGATCGCCGTGTCGGCGGCCGTCGGCAGGACCCCGGACGAGCCGTCGCCCGAGCCCGCGTTGACGACCGCGACGATCCCGCGGCCCTCGGCGTCGACGCGCACCTCCTCGGCGCCGCCCGGGCCGATGCGGGCCGCGGGCGGGCGCGGCGGCCACACGACGCGCGTCCCGGCGGCGGCGAGCGCGCCGATCCCGACGCCCGCGAGCACGTCGCCCGGATAGTGGGCGCCGGTGTAGACGCGGGCGAACGCGACGGCGGCCGCGGTCGCCGCGACGGGCGCGGCCACGGCGGCGGGCGCCTCCAGCGCCACCCCCGTCGCGAACGCGGCGGCCGAGGCGGAATGGCCGGACGGGAACGCGTGCGAGGTCGGCAGCTTCCAGCGGATCCGGATCGGCGGCACCAGGTCCACGACGGGCCGTTTCCGGCGGAACGCGTGCTTGCCGATGATGTTCACCGCCGGGCTCGCCACCGCGATCCCGATGGCCCCGCGCAGCGCGGCGCGCCGCAGCGCCGGACGTCCGGCGAGCCCGAGGACGCCCGCGGTGGTG
The nucleotide sequence above comes from Actinomadura algeriensis. Encoded proteins:
- a CDS encoding TetR/AcrR family transcriptional regulator → MDRQEAETRLLDAAESLFYRRGVQAVGMDDLRTASGVSLKRLYGTFPSKEALVTAYLERRDLRWTADLERYVATRDDRVAAVFDWLGEWFASGDFHGCAFINAYGELGEGAAPVASAARAHKERLRRFLHGLVGDDVLAAQLVMLVDGAIVSAAMNGDPGAAATAREAAEALVRRR
- a CDS encoding VanW family protein gives rise to the protein MGRTRRRHYRRYRADQRALRVHFRRWWPFVVGALVANGMLVATYLWAPREPAASAVPVPDRAAVRWTAPAERPMSTFTTRFERGEPRVRNIEIAARRLDGAVVRPGATFSFNEVVGPRTRDRGYVPAPVIMGSRLVKDIGGGICQVSSTLYNAVFRAGLDIRKARAHTMWMPEYPDGREAAVAYPGLDFRWRNDTDDSVRIEVEYTDSSLTVSLWGERRYDVRSQTSERYDRTPYGTEVGYGSKCVPTTGREGFEIDVWRVLLENGRKVRREKYHTEYQPQPAVTCV
- a CDS encoding bifunctional phosphatase PAP2/diacylglycerol kinase family protein → MLRRLGRADRWAFDRVAAAHLPGLEYVLPRLSRFADNGVLWFTTAGVLGLAGRPALRRAALRGAIGIAVASPAVNIIGKHAFRRKRPVVDLVPPIRIRWKLPTSHAFPSGHSASAAAFATGVALEAPAAVAAPVAATAAAVAFARVYTGAHYPGDVLAGVGIGALAAAGTRVVWPPRPPAARIGPGGAEEVRVDAEGRGIVAVVNAGSGDGSSGVLPTAADTAIGLLERELPEAEIVRLDPDDDVDKATGEAAARAEVLAVVGGDGTVNAGARAALRHDVPLLVVPGGTFDHFSRAYGIESPADAIAAYRSGRLGRVDVGSVQGPEEEQFFLNTASFGAYAEIVDRRERLERRIGKWPALAVAAVRTLHRSEPVELDVDGHRRRVWLAFVGNCVYGSPGAAPTWRSRLDDGRLDIRMVTTGRRVPRARAVLAVLAGHLPLMPGYRAWRAGGLELWPPAGGLRLARDGEVSTMAGTVRFGKHPRALAVFCPAG
- a CDS encoding nuclear transport factor 2 family protein, producing MRPPLPPFTEETARAKVQAAEDAWNTRDPERVALAYTEDSVWRNRDEFFTGRDAIVEFLRRKWDRELDYRLRKELWAYTGNRISVRFEYEWHDADGRWWRSHGNEQWEFADDGLMRRREASINDVRIDPSERRLTD
- a CDS encoding DUF6158 family protein, which gives rise to MTMGIDPRDLPDDDLFRELGHLYETRFETLRHASDQAFEEHTRRTNELEGEYLRRRPVREVDPNRLREGARAR